The following DNA comes from Camelina sativa cultivar DH55 chromosome 14, Cs, whole genome shotgun sequence.
ATAAGAAAGTTGGCCTTCGTAAGCCCAGCGATCAGAATAGGCAATAGTGGCGAGAGGAACATCAACATACGGTGTGATTGACCTGAAACAGAATTCCAATCTGTTAGCAAATTCTGTTTTAACCCATTATAAAGAGTGAAATCATTTAAAACACAACTTCCTAGCgtgatgtaagaaaaaaaaaatcttatttaatgTCTCCATCATGACACAGTAATTTTGCCCCCTTCTGGTATATCCTACTTCTAAAAAGCTATCATACCTTTTCAACTTCTCTAATCAGGAGTAAATAACTAAATCacaacataaacacaaacaGAGAACTCAAGTAAACCCAAAAGGGAtaacaaaatccaaactttcCGTTTCCCATACTGTTGCagaagtaaatcaaacaaaagataCGATAATGAGAGATGGTGAGACAGTGGATAAATCTCACATCGTAATTAATAACCTTTTACTATGAACAATCCGAAGTATGTACAACCCAATTCTCACgttttttcaaagtttaaagaaaaaaatctttcttcATTATAACATAATTTTTCATATGAAAATTTAGGCGATATTTATAATCCACATGGCTTAATATCTAATTATCATGTGGTTACATAACTTTCCTAATTTatgaatcaacaaaaattaaaggtGAGAAATATGAAGTTTCTCAGGAGGAATAACGAAATTTTAAAATGCTACCAAACAAAACGGAATAAAATCAAAACTGTGAAAAGGTGTGCCTTGTGAGAGTAAAGAATCGCAACCAAAACCGACTGCGTGTCGCTAGTGAGAAGTGAGTCTACGACGAGGTTGTGACAAAGGAATCACAATTCACGAAAACTAATACAACTTTCAGAAGAGGGAACAACACCACTTTTTGTTTCATGGTTGTTTACGTTTAGGTAGATAAATCAGTATGAAGAGGCACAATTAAAGGTGGTGAAAAATGAGAATAAAAAGAGGCGATGCTTCACATAAGACGTGAACAAAAGGTTGCAATTGAAAGACACATCTTTTGGTTTAGTAGAAACAGGTGATGCTTCACATAAACGTGAACAAAATGTTGCGATTGAAAGACACATTCTTGGTTTAGTGACTTTTAGCAAACATAAAAAATCACAGCCCCTCGATAAAGATAAAGACTAATCTCAACCGTTGGATTagaaagatgacaaaaaaatgagtttgctattatatatagatcttTGTAATTGTCTCTCAAATTAGCTGGAACAAACGATCCATAGTGTCGTGTATGTGTATCTATCAACCAATTTTAAATCTGATTCAAACTAAACTAGAAATAATCCCCAAATAGACTAAATTACACGTACTAAGTTACCCCTCAATAATATGATTACAAGTTCCTATTTTCCGGGTTAGAGACTTTTTTCCCCCAACATATTTATTACAGTCTTATGTAatagaaaaattcaaaagagatAAGACCGGAAGATGTccgtaaaaaaacaaaagaaactgtCAAAAACAGACAGTAAGATCTCCACTAAAACTGGGTTTGAAGAACATGAAAAAACCACTTTCCCGATTCACAAGCAAAGACAAATCTCTAATAGCTAATAAAGCAATCCATTCCTATTAATAGACCACGAATACTCTTATATTTAAGAAGCTCACAAGCTCATTTTTTTGAATCAAAAGCTCACAAGTATTTGTTTGTATAACAAAGCAAAAggtaaaacaataaaaaacaatcGATAAGTAATAATGGCTGGAGGAGCTTTTGTAtcagatggtggtggtggaggaagcTATGAAGGCGGGGTCACAGTCTTTGTCATCATGACCTGTATTGTAGCCGCTATGGGAGGTCTCCTCTTTGGTTACGACCTCGGAATCTCAGGTCCGTAAATTCCATATTCGCCTTTTCCTTCTTCCTGTGTCCATTAACttgttttgagttattttcgtTTTGGTTTTCTCTCTACACTCTAGTTTCGGGCATTGTAATGTAACTTCTTTTGTTGTATATAGGAGGAGTGACATCAATGGGGGAGTTTCTGAGCAAGTTTTTCCCGGAGGTGGATAGGCAAATGCACGCAGCAAAGCGAGAGACTGCTTACTGCAAATTCGATAACCAAATGCTCCAATTGTTCACTTCCTCACTCTACCTCGCGGCTCTTGCGTCTTCCTTTGTAGCTTCGGCTGTTACAAGGAAGTACGGACGCAAAATCTCCATGTTTGTTGGAGGGGTTGCTTTCCTCATAGGTTCTCTATTCAACGCATTTGCCACCAACGTTGCAATGCTCATCGTCGGTAGATTGTTGCTCGGAGTCGGTGTTGGATTTGCTAATCAGGTGAGTCAACAACTTAATCATGGTTATGTTGTTTAGATTCCATTTTTCAGCTCGGTTTGGTTCAAATTTTTCTTAGTTTTCGAGCCGTTTTTTAGTTTATGGTTCCAAACTATAGTCAAATTACATTTTCCCCTCGGCTAAATTTATCGGTTCAGTTTCAGTTTGGTCTAAAATTAATTGAAACCGttgaaagaatatataaaataattattttttaattaatactatcTAATTTTGGTATAAGAAAACTGGTTGCACAAATCcggttttgattgatttgtttgctATAAAAATACTGTTACTGTGTAGTTTGAAAAgtctgatttggttttgttatggCTCATCTTCCGATTATggttaaactttatttttccacAGTCTACTCCGGTTTATCTCTCGGAGATGGCTCCTGCAAAGATCCGAGGAGCACTTAACATCGGGTTTCAAATGGCTATAACCATTGGGATTTTGCTTGCAAACCTAATCAACTATGGAACATCTAAAATGGCCCGGAATGGATGGAGAGTGTCCTTGGGTTTAGCCGCTGTTCCGGCAGTCATTATGGTTATCGGATCTTTTATCTTGCCTGATACACCAAACTCAATGCTCGAGAGAGGCAAGTACGAACAAGCGAGAGAGATGTTACAAAAGATTCGTGGAGCTGATAACGTAGATGAGGAGTTTCAAGATCTTTGTGATGCTTGTGAGGCTGCTAAGAAAGTGGAGAATCCATGGAAAAACATCTTCAACGAGGCCAAATACAGACCCGCACTTGTTTTCTGTTCTGCGATTCCTTTCTTCCAACAGTTTACTGGTATCAATGTGATCATGTTCTACGCTCCCGTTCTCTTTAAAACTCTCGGTTTCGGGGATGATGCCTCGCTCATCTCAGCGGTTATTACGGGTGTGGTCAATGTTGTCTCTACCCTTGTCTCGATCTATGCCGTTGACAGATACGGAAGAAGGATTCTCTTCCTTGAAGGAGGCATCCAAATGATCGTTAGCCAGGTAAAAATGCTAGTTCCGAGTTGGCGTATACATGTGAAAAATGAGAACATTTTCAGTTTCACCAATGTTAATATAAAGATGATTGCTTACCTTACATATATTGTTTGATGGGTCAATTTGCAGATCGTTGTTGGTACCTTAATTGGTATGAAATTTGGAACCACGGGAGCGGGGACCTTAACACCTGCAACAGCGGATTGGATCCTAGCTTTCATATGTTTGTATGTTGCAGGGTTTGCATGGTCATGGGGTCCATTAGGATGGTTAGTACCAAGTGAGATCTGTCCGTTGGAAATCAGACCAGCGGGACAAGCCATCAACGTCTCCGTCAATATGTTCTTCACTTTCCTCATTGGACAATTCTTCCTGACGATGCTTTGCCACATGAAGTTTGGTCTCTTCTACTTCTTTGGAGGAATGGTTCTGATCATgaccatcttcatcttcttcttgttgccgGAGACAAAAGGGGTTCCTATAGAAGAAATGGGAAGAGTATGGAAGCAACATCCGTTCTGGAAACGTTACATCCCAGATGATGCTGTTATTGGAGGAAGTGAAGAAACCTATGTCAAGGAGGTTTGAgagctaaaaaaaaactgaaggtTTCAAAGTCGAAGCATTGGTTGTGCTTAGCCACtggtttttggttgttttttcaAGGGAATAAACCAACAAGGATGTGAGCATTCGTGCACGGGattggaagaaaaagaatggaagttgttgaaaaaaaaagtctttaatgTTGAATTCTTTTATCTGATTCATTCCAATAAATCCAagcaaaatttgtttttttgcagaGAGTTGCATTTGTTTTTCGATTCTTTTTTTACCACAAAATGAAAAGTgcaaaaaaattgcaaaagcCAAATCCTATTGACTGGGAACAAGACTGCGATGATCAGTCATGCTTTTAATGAACGATCTACAAAAACCTAACTAACTAGACAATGGCCAAGTATAAgcatataagatatatatttccCTATGATGCTTGTTTGACTCTGATAACAACTCTAAGTCTTCTTTTCTATTCGTAAAATTTGTTGCAAGATATACACATCAAACGAGAACCGGTTGATGAAGATCACAGCTGAAGAGGTTTGtttacatcaaaaaaaaaaaaaatacagtgtTGAAACAGAGGAATACCGGTGGGAAGAGAGACGATTAGGCAACAGAGATCGAGCTCAAAAGACCATCAATGTACTCCTTAAGCTTGGCCTTTGTAATAGCGCCTTCCCTTCTGCTACCTGGAACTTCCTTCCCGTCCTTGAAGAGGATGAAATGAGGTAAACCATAAACCTTGTACTCTGCTATCAACTTGGGATTAGCGTCGTGATCAATCTTTACAATCGTCAATTTGTCATCATATTCCTGCGACAAAAGAAACATTTTCGAGTTTTAGAAAATATGTTTAGTCAGTACTCGGTAGTTTAATGTCTACTTCGTCATTTCTCTTCAAATCTATTTCTCTAAGTACTTGCAAAGGAAGCTCTACTCTAGACACTAGCTGACATTTTTAGTAGTTTTAGAGCTACTGGTAAAGGATTCACAATAGTTTCTCATACAATATGAATCTCAAAATCCCAAGTTTGTATCGTCAAATCATGCGCGAAAATCTCTCATCTCAAATTAACTGATCTCATTCAACTTCAAAACAGTATGAATTGCGTGATCATCAACACagagaatcaaaagagagaatGGATGAATCAAACCTGAGATAAGGCTTCCATGGCGGGATAGATCAATTTGCAGGGACCGCACCAAGTAGCGACGAACTCAACCAAAACCGGCCGTTCTGATTCCAGAACCGTACTCGAGAACTCACTCTCTCCAATCTCTTTGATTCCGCCGCATCTTATCGCCGAGCTAGTGAGTTTCCTGGTTCGTCTACCACCGGGCCTGAACGAAAGTAGTTGGCGGTTAGCCGCGACGGAGGTTACTTGAACTGAGCTCAGAGGCTTGACGGAGACGGAAGAAACAGCGGGAGAAAGTGAACGAACCGGAGAAGTGAGATATGATCGGATAAGAACCGTCGAACTGGAGACGATAGAGTCCATGGCTTCTTCGTCCACGTTCTCCTAATCCTCTGTGCTGTTGTTGGCTCAGCGGACCACGTTTGTGTGGCATAGGAAGGAAAACAGGTGatcaatttgttttaaaagtccaatacttttttattctttcaattTCACCCCATACTTTGACAAAATCATTCCAAACACCTTAACAGGTGGGCCGGGCCTGAAGCCCGTTATTCAAAAAGATTGAGTTAGGCGAGACAATTACAGATTCCCTGAaacgtctctctttctctatctctctctatcgTCTTCAACGTTTTCTGAGATTTGCAGATTCCGTCATGACTTCCGGCGGAAACTCAATCGAATCCTCCGTTGCG
Coding sequences within:
- the LOC104742561 gene encoding thioredoxin X, chloroplastic-like, whose amino-acid sequence is MDSIVSSSTVLIRSYLTSPVRSLSPAVSSVSVKPLSSVQVTSVAANRQLLSFRPGGRRTRKLTSSAIRCGGIKEIGESEFSSTVLESERPVLVEFVATWCGPCKLIYPAMEALSQEYDDKLTIVKIDHDANPKLIAEYKVYGLPHFILFKDGKEVPGSRREGAITKAKLKEYIDGLLSSISVA
- the LOC104742560 gene encoding sugar transport protein 9, which encodes MAGGAFVSDGGGGGSYEGGVTVFVIMTCIVAAMGGLLFGYDLGISGGVTSMGEFLSKFFPEVDRQMHAAKRETAYCKFDNQMLQLFTSSLYLAALASSFVASAVTRKYGRKISMFVGGVAFLIGSLFNAFATNVAMLIVGRLLLGVGVGFANQSTPVYLSEMAPAKIRGALNIGFQMAITIGILLANLINYGTSKMARNGWRVSLGLAAVPAVIMVIGSFILPDTPNSMLERGKYEQAREMLQKIRGADNVDEEFQDLCDACEAAKKVENPWKNIFNEAKYRPALVFCSAIPFFQQFTGINVIMFYAPVLFKTLGFGDDASLISAVITGVVNVVSTLVSIYAVDRYGRRILFLEGGIQMIVSQIVVGTLIGMKFGTTGAGTLTPATADWILAFICLYVAGFAWSWGPLGWLVPSEICPLEIRPAGQAINVSVNMFFTFLIGQFFLTMLCHMKFGLFYFFGGMVLIMTIFIFFLLPETKGVPIEEMGRVWKQHPFWKRYIPDDAVIGGSEETYVKEV